The genomic DNA TTTAGCGACTCCCCGGTGCCTTTTTTCTCTTTCATAGGGGACGACTCCACCTTTCTTCTGTCTATCCATGAAAGGGCAGTACGGTTAGCGCTAAGGCTGCCCGCAATGCCCCTTTCCGGCTATCGATTATCTCAAACCTTTCAAAGCGCCTTGCAATTCTTTCCGCTGATCCGCTGCTTTCCACAGATCATATGAAGAATTATACTTGGTCGATTTGATATCGATGCCGCCTTGTGGAATAGGTACAGAAGGCTTCACGGAAACCGCATACGCGGATTGCGTATAGATTTCGCCAGGTGTGTTCGTCAGCATGTAATCCATCAGCTTTTTCGCTGCTTTCGTGTTTGGTCCGCCTTTTACAATGGACAGGCCGCCGATTTCATAGCCGGCTGCTTCCGGAACGATGCTGTGAATTGGATTGCCTTGGTTTTTAATTTTGAGCTGGTCGCCGAGGAATGTCACACCGATGGTGTATTCGCCTTTAGCAGCCTTTTGGATCGGCTCGATGCCGGATTTTGGTCTTTCTTTCAGGTTAGGCAGGAGCTGCTTCATATAGTTCAGCATTTCATCCTCACCCCATACCTGAGCAAGGGAAGCGACAGCCGTGTATGCCGTCCCTGAGGTTGCAGGGTCGGACATGCCGATCTCGCCCTTGAATTTCGGATCAAGCAGATCCTTGAATGTTTCAGGATACGGATCGCTGCCGTATTTCTCTTTCCAGCGTTCTTCATTGACACCGATAGCGATTGGATTCAAATAAAACCCGGTCCAAAAGCCTTCCTTGTCTTTCATGTTCTCTGGAATATCGGATGCATTAGGTGAACTATACGCCTCAAGGGCACCTGCTTTTTTCAGCACTTCATGGGAATCGGCAGGGCCGCCCATCAAAAAGTCCGCTTGGGGATTCAACATTTCGTTTTGCACACGGGAAACAGCCTCGCCGCTTGGCAACCGGAGAATATCATAGTCGATGCCTGTTTCTTCTTTGAATTTATCCAGAATCTTACGTGCCTCTTCCTCTTGGAAGATGGAATACACGGTAACTTTTTCTTTGTCTTTACCGCCGAATACCCCTGATTTATATAAGAAAAATCCTCCAACCAACACAACGATAACCACTGCCAAAATAATGATCGATCCGTTGTTTTTCTTTCTAGCCGCCATACTTCAAACCATCCCTTCATTATGATCATGAGGCAACGTTAAGTTTGAAATAGGCTCTTTGGTTCGTCTCATCCAGCAAGTCATACACTACCATGTAAGCGCTGTTAAACCGATCGATATGAAGCCAGTGCTTCTTCCCCTCTTCGGATGCAGTCAGCGAAATGACAAAATGTCGATCCGGCTGCCCTGCCAAATCCTCGAAATGGCTGAAATCGATTACGCGGGCCGCCGTCAGAATCTGCACCGTCAGCGCTTTGCGATCTGTCTGGGACAGAGCTGTAATCACACCCTGCTGCAGGGAATATACTTCGTTCTCCGGCTTTTGGACCGCCATACCAATGGTGGATGCCGTAAACACCTTATCAATCAGCGTACTTTGCAGCTTGCGGATATTTGCACTCACATTCAGTGAATTGACCGATACCTGCCCGAATTGAAAAGCATTTGTCTGTACCTGAAACGGAACATCCTCCTGATCCAGATAGGTAATACTTCCCGTAAGCAGCAGACGCGGCTCCTTCGTGATCTGTTCCTCTTTGCCTGTGGTCAACAGACTGGAAAAGGATGATTTCAGATTCAGCAGCTCCTTCGGATCATCCAGAATCACCTTGCCCAGACCGGGATAGGTGAGATCGATCCGCATCGGAATACCTACGAATCGCTCCGATTGATCCTGCTGGGGCGAAGCCGTACGGACTTTATCCATCGGAATCCTGAAGGTATAAGAGCAAATGCCGATCAGCACACAGCCAATGATGACTTGTAACAAAATGAGGCGAAACCATGAAAGCCCTTTCTTTTCCTCTGGCATTCACTTTAACCTCCTTTTATCTCAAAAAAATAGAAACTTTGTATCAGTTTTGTAACAGCGCTTTCATCGGCATTTCCTTATTGAAAATAAGTTGTACTTCCGTTCCCTTGCCCGGGCGGCTGACAAGCGAAACCTCGCCGCCCTGAAGCTCCATCAGCTGCTTGCACAGCGGCAATCCGAGGCCATGCGATTCCTGGGTGATCACGCGATCCTGCTTGTCTTCCGGAGGAAGAAATATTCTGGACTGGTCCTGCTCCGGAATTCCCTTGCCGTTATCGGCAATTTTGAGAGTTCCCCGTCCCTCCTTCTCCTTCAGCTCAATATGCAGATGCGTGCACTCGCTATGCCGAATTGCATTATCGATAATATTGAACAATACCTGCTGCGTCCGTTTCGGATCCAGATATACCTCGAAATGCGATCCTTTTACCGTCGTCGAAATCATGGATTTCGCAAGCGTAGGCTTCAGAATCCTCAGGGTGTCCGTGATAAGGGCGCCCAGATCCACTTTCTCCGGCCGGATGCGCCAAGCCTCATCACCCTTAAGCGAAGTTTGCAGTAGCTCCTCGACCATGTTCAGCAACCTCGTGCTTTCTTTGCGGATATAATGATTGCATTCCTGAACATCTTCTATCCGCTGCATTTTGGATATAAGTTCGGAAAAACCGATGACCGACGTCAGCGGTGTTTTGAATTCATGTGTGATATTGTCATAGAAAGCCTTCTGCTTGCCCTGCTCGTAATGCAGCAGCTCAATATGATGCTGAAGCGCATTCGACATATGGTTGAAATCCTTGGCCAGTTCGCCGATCTCATCCTTGGTATTCACCTCGATTTTACTGCTGAAATCCCCGATTGAGACGCGCTTTAGCGCACGCTGCAGCGCATGCAGGGGCTTCATCAGAAATGAGGCGAAGGAGTAACTCGCAAGCAAGGACAGCACCAGGCATCCTGCCGCAGCCCCAACAAACCATGTGCGCATCTGTCTTAGGGTCTCCATGTTGGGGCTCAAATCCAGCAGGTATCGGAATCCCCCAGCAATCTTGCCTTCGTACCAAAAAGGAGCGGAATATGTCAGGAACTGGGTTCCATCTTTTTCCGTAATGACGGTGGCGCTTTGGCCTTGGAGCGCAGCCTTGATGTCATCCCGCTTCAGAAGATTCTCCTTATCGCTGCTGCTTCCGACGATCGTTTCATCCGGAGCAAAGAGCTGCACCTGAAAGTTGCTGTTGGCAGATAAATGCGAAGCGATAAAAGGTGCGTAGGTTCCCGAGAACAGCTGGTTCATGCTGATTTTTTTGTCGCTGACAATCTTTAGAGCCTCGATGCGATGTAGAGCAAAATATTGGCTGAGCGTCTGCGTATCCCGCTCGATCATACTCTTGTTAAGCGTATAATTGACAATGAAGTACATCGCTGCCAGCAGCATAATAATCGTCACGGCATGCTGAATAAACATCTTATTGCGCAACCCCATCCTTATACCTCCAACTTGTAGCCTGTGCCGTGAACGGTGGCAACCAGATGATCGTAAGGTTTCATTTTCTCTCTTAGCCGGTTGACCATCATGTCGACGGAACGGGTATGACCGTAATATTCATAACCCCACACTTGATCCAGAAGCTGCTCTCTCGTGAATACTTTCTTCGGATTTGTGCAGAGCAGCCACAAGAAATCAAACTCCTTGCTCGTCGTCTTCAGCGGTTTGCCGTCAATGCGGAAGGACCGCTCCCGGTGATCTATTTCGATACACCCGATCTGAATGGTTTCAGGTGAAGCCGTTGCAGCCCTGGTTCTCCGCATAACGGCCTTGATCCGCTCGACAAGCTCCCGGGTCTCAAACGGTTTGGTCAAATAATCATCAGCACCCAACTGGAAGCCGAGAATTTTATCGTTCATCTCATTTTTTGCGGTTAGCACAATAACAGGTATGCTTCGGTATTCCTGCTGCAGGATCTGCAATAATTCGAAACCGGAGCGGTCCGGAAGCATTAGATCGAGCAGAATCAGATCCGTCTGCCCAACCGCAAGCTTTGTTAATCCTGCCGCTACGCTCCCGACGGTTATGGGATGAAACCCCTCTACCTCAAGGCTCAGCTTGAGCAGCATCTGTATGCTGGCATCGTCTTCGATAATTAAAATGTTCATCTCGTGACACCCCTCCCACGCGTTTTAATGCCGCATGTTCAAAGTTCAACTTAGCTTAAAATATGGAGTCTGTAAATTAAAAAAATGAACTGCAGCAGCATAGCTGTTCATTTTTTATATTACATTGTCACACATAGTAATATGTGTTACATTACATTCACGAGGTGAATGCAAGTGGGAGCAAGCAGCATCAGCAGTGACCTGATCCGCGGTAATATTGATACGATCATTCTCCGCATCCTGTGCGAAGGAGACAACTACGGATATGAAATTATCAAATCGATATCCAAATACAGCCAAGGCCAATACGAGCTCAAGGAGCCGTCACTCTATACCAGTCTGAAGAGGCTGGAATCCCAGGGGTATATCACATCCTACTGGGGGGACGAGAGCCAAGGGGGACGCCGGAAATATTATACGGTTACACCAGAAGGGACAACATCCTACCACCATAGCGTGGAAGCATGGAAAACAGCAAAAAGGCTGATTGATCAGCTGATTGAATCCGGGGAGGGATTGAAATGAATCCATTACAGGAGCATGTGGAGAGATTATTTGCTGGATATAAGCCTACTCGCCAGGTCCGGGAGTTAAAGGATGAAATCCTGAGTAATCTGGAGGCCAAGGTTGCGGACCTGACCGCAGAAGGCATGGCATACACTCAGGCTGTAGAAGCAGCCCAGGCCAATATGATGAGCGTTGAGGGATTAATTGAGGAACAGCAGTCTTCCTATGACGTTGTAAAATACCGGGCCGCCATGCTGCAAACGGCCTTAATGTACTGCCTGGTCGCCTGGATTGCCACCATTCCGATGCGGCTCTTCCGGGTTGCAGAGAATCTTAGTCTGCTGCTGCCGCTTATTGCGGTCATCCTGGGGATGATCTACCTGATTGTTCGCGGATCCGCAGCTTCAGCCCACCATCGGACTGTAAGGTTCGATAGTACCGTAGCGGATCACAGCCGGAAGCTGGTATGGATCATTTGGGGCATTTTCGTTCTGGCTGTGACGTTGTCCACGACAGCACTCCATATGGGCAGCAATATCTGGTTTGGCAGACCGGTTCATATTTCGGGTCCCTACCAATTTGGCGTTCTTGCAGCGAACTATGTCTGGCCGCTAGTCACGATTGTCATCCCACTGCTCTTCAATGCATCTCTCCGACTCAAAATGAAATACGAGGCAGGTGGAAGCCATGTGGACTAAAAATAAAACCATTCTGCTTCTTGCAGCGGTTGGCATTCTGCTTTTTACGGCTGTTCAGGGAATTGCACTGCCCCAGTGGGATCGTGACAAGCAGGTATACGCAGCCGAGCAGCAAAGTCCGCTGACGCATGATTTGCAAAGTATAATGAAATATCAGAGCCGATACATGGGCAACTTCTCGAACTTGTCCAATCTTATGCATACCCTGCCATTAAATGAGATCCGAAGCACGATGGAGCTGCACCCGGACAGCCTGACCGCAGACATTCTTTATCATGCCGAAACGGCCGGTCTGGACCCGGAAAAGCTTGAGCGCTCGCTCATTTACAACGCAACCGCGTCCTTTGCGCTGATCGACAATCTGAA from Paenibacillus sp. J23TS9 includes the following:
- a CDS encoding ABC transporter substrate-binding protein; protein product: MAARKKNNGSIIILAVVIVVLVGGFFLYKSGVFGGKDKEKVTVYSIFQEEEARKILDKFKEETGIDYDILRLPSGEAVSRVQNEMLNPQADFLMGGPADSHEVLKKAGALEAYSSPNASDIPENMKDKEGFWTGFYLNPIAIGVNEERWKEKYGSDPYPETFKDLLDPKFKGEIGMSDPATSGTAYTAVASLAQVWGEDEMLNYMKQLLPNLKERPKSGIEPIQKAAKGEYTIGVTFLGDQLKIKNQGNPIHSIVPEAAGYEIGGLSIVKGGPNTKAAKKLMDYMLTNTPGEIYTQSAYAVSVKPSVPIPQGGIDIKSTKYNSSYDLWKAADQRKELQGALKGLR
- a CDS encoding DUF3919 family protein translates to MPEEKKGLSWFRLILLQVIIGCVLIGICSYTFRIPMDKVRTASPQQDQSERFVGIPMRIDLTYPGLGKVILDDPKELLNLKSSFSSLLTTGKEEQITKEPRLLLTGSITYLDQEDVPFQVQTNAFQFGQVSVNSLNVSANIRKLQSTLIDKVFTASTIGMAVQKPENEVYSLQQGVITALSQTDRKALTVQILTAARVIDFSHFEDLAGQPDRHFVISLTASEEGKKHWLHIDRFNSAYMVVYDLLDETNQRAYFKLNVAS
- a CDS encoding HAMP domain-containing sensor histidine kinase, yielding MGLRNKMFIQHAVTIIMLLAAMYFIVNYTLNKSMIERDTQTLSQYFALHRIEALKIVSDKKISMNQLFSGTYAPFIASHLSANSNFQVQLFAPDETIVGSSSDKENLLKRDDIKAALQGQSATVITEKDGTQFLTYSAPFWYEGKIAGGFRYLLDLSPNMETLRQMRTWFVGAAAGCLVLSLLASYSFASFLMKPLHALQRALKRVSIGDFSSKIEVNTKDEIGELAKDFNHMSNALQHHIELLHYEQGKQKAFYDNITHEFKTPLTSVIGFSELISKMQRIEDVQECNHYIRKESTRLLNMVEELLQTSLKGDEAWRIRPEKVDLGALITDTLRILKPTLAKSMISTTVKGSHFEVYLDPKRTQQVLFNIIDNAIRHSECTHLHIELKEKEGRGTLKIADNGKGIPEQDQSRIFLPPEDKQDRVITQESHGLGLPLCKQLMELQGGEVSLVSRPGKGTEVQLIFNKEMPMKALLQN
- a CDS encoding response regulator transcription factor, encoding MNILIIEDDASIQMLLKLSLEVEGFHPITVGSVAAGLTKLAVGQTDLILLDLMLPDRSGFELLQILQQEYRSIPVIVLTAKNEMNDKILGFQLGADDYLTKPFETRELVERIKAVMRRTRAATASPETIQIGCIEIDHRERSFRIDGKPLKTTSKEFDFLWLLCTNPKKVFTREQLLDQVWGYEYYGHTRSVDMMVNRLREKMKPYDHLVATVHGTGYKLEV
- a CDS encoding PadR family transcriptional regulator; the protein is MGASSISSDLIRGNIDTIILRILCEGDNYGYEIIKSISKYSQGQYELKEPSLYTSLKRLESQGYITSYWGDESQGGRRKYYTVTPEGTTSYHHSVEAWKTAKRLIDQLIESGEGLK
- a CDS encoding permease prefix domain 1-containing protein — encoded protein: MNPLQEHVERLFAGYKPTRQVRELKDEILSNLEAKVADLTAEGMAYTQAVEAAQANMMSVEGLIEEQQSSYDVVKYRAAMLQTALMYCLVAWIATIPMRLFRVAENLSLLLPLIAVILGMIYLIVRGSAASAHHRTVRFDSTVADHSRKLVWIIWGIFVLAVTLSTTALHMGSNIWFGRPVHISGPYQFGVLAANYVWPLVTIVIPLLFNASLRLKMKYEAGGSHVD
- a CDS encoding DUF4825 domain-containing protein, encoding MWTKNKTILLLAAVGILLFTAVQGIALPQWDRDKQVYAAEQQSPLTHDLQSIMKYQSRYMGNFSNLSNLMHTLPLNEIRSTMELHPDSLTADILYHAETAGLDPEKLERSLIYNATASFALIDNLKQIRFKFDDRTYTAERSRFEDWYGKKLSSLTDSPKIWKPDVQEPLANHDYVQKGIASLFTVIDE